One stretch of Lasioglossum baleicum unplaced genomic scaffold, iyLasBale1 scaffold1804, whole genome shotgun sequence DNA includes these proteins:
- the LOC143220995 gene encoding cyclin-dependent kinase 10-like, whose protein sequence is MTKDETLEKKSVENNDTDKKTASESGPDPSAPITRRGVLTSFLTGKPMEIPEQDILGKCRFVSEFEKLNRIGEGTYGIVYRARDTKNDKVVALKKVRMEHEKDGLPVSGLREISVLLSCRHENIVHLREVVVGRSLESIFLAMEYCEQDLASLLDNMQAPFSESQVKCIVLQVLKGLRYLHHNFIVHRDLKVSNLLMTDKGCVKIADFGLARWFGLPLKPMTPRVVTLWYRAPELLLQAKTQTTSVDMWAAGCILGELLGHRPLLPGRSEIAQLELIVDLLGTPSEAIWPEFNMLPALQNFTLKQQPYNNLKQRFPWLSAAGLRLLNFLFMYDPKKRATAEECLQSSYFKEAPLPCDPKLMPTFPQHRNMKKAAPPKETREPETNVIDQTNNLPAISDLLGSLVKKRRVE, encoded by the exons ATGACAAAAG acgagACATTAGAAAAAAAATCGGTAGAAAATAATGACACTGATAAAAAGACTGCATCTGAATCTGGTCCTGACCCATCAGCACCTATAACTAGAAGAGGAGTATTAACATCATTTTTGACTGGGAAGCCAATGGAAATACCAGAACAAGATATT TTAGGTAAATGCAGATTTGTAtctgaatttgaaaaattaaatcgTATAGGAGAAGGCACCTATGGAATTGTTTACAGAGCACGAGATACTAAAAATGATAAAGTTGTAGCTTTGAAAAAAGTTCGAATGGAACATGAAAAAGATGGTCTACCAGTCAGTGGTTTAAGAGAAATATCCGTTCTTTTATCCTGTCGTCATGAAAATATTGTACATTTAAGGGAAGTAGTGGTAGGGAGAAGTTTAGAAAGCATATTTCTTGCTATGGAATATTGTGAACAAGACCTAGCAAGTTTATTAGACAACATGCAAGCTCCATTTTCAGAAAGTCAAGTCAAATGTATCGTTTTACAAGTGTTAAAGGGTTTGCGTTATTTGCATCATAATTTTATCGTACATAGAGATTTGAAAGTCTCAAATCTACTTATGACTGATAAAGGATGTGTAAAAATTGCTGATTTTGGACTAGCTAGGTGGTTTGGTTTGCCTTTAAAGCCAATGACACCTAGAGTAGTAACATTATGGTATAGAGCTCCAGAACTATTATTACAAGCAAAAACTCAAACAACTTCTGTTGACATGTGGGCTGCAGGTTGCATTTTAg GAGAGTTACTTGGACATCGTCCTTTATTACCTGGAAGATCAGAAATTGCTCAGTTAGAATTAATTGTTGACCTATTAGGTACTCCAAGTGAAGCAATTTGGCCTGAATTTAATATGCTCCCAGCATTACAGAATTTTACATTAAAACAACAaccatataataatttaaaacaaagGTTTCCATGGTTAAGTGCTGCTGGTTTGAGATTATTAAATTTCTTATTCATGTATGATCCAAAAAAGAGAGCTACTGCAGAAGAATGTTTACAAAGCAGTTATTTTAAGGAAGCTCCTTTAC CATGTGATCCCAAACTTATGCCTACTTTCCCACAACATAGAAATATGAAAAAAGCTGCTCCACCAAAGGAAACTAGAGAACCAGAAACAAATGTTATAGATCAGACTAATAATTTACCTGCAATTTCAGATCTT CTTGGTTCGCTTGTCAAAAAGAGGCGAGTTGAATga